A part of Carassius carassius chromosome 32, fCarCar2.1, whole genome shotgun sequence genomic DNA contains:
- the LOC132112524 gene encoding protein Smaug homolog 1-like isoform X1, producing the protein MMFRDQVGVLAGWFKGWNECEQTVALLSLLKRVSRTQARFLQLCLEHSLADCTELHVLEREANNPVVISHWQSEPKERVISLVLTHLPLLKPGNVEAKVEYMSLLPKILGHTIEHGRHLEESRQLLSYALIHPATSLEDRGNLALWLNHLEERAAARGAGDSLERVSSSHHGQLPHLYPHHQRYGSDDRLNGWQGSRDSGLGSWQHQQQSCENGHLSLYPSSSMPSTINAVGTGSGTNTILSGGQHSPLRRSVSLTPPMSGGSNQPLGHGWLSQEDLRPRGPAPDHAPISPQSSVASSGSGGSEHLEEHAVGRSTFHEEGSGMRDVPAWLKSLRLHKYAGLFSTMTFDEMMSLTEQQLEAQQVTKGARHKIIISIQKLKDRQNVLRCLEKDILEGGNLRAPLLELHQIIQTPIKACSTEESSQRHLLSAEGKSSIATSHLGGGETEGSSTFIAEGDISAQFTRVMGKVCTQLLVSGSDEENISSYLQLIDKCLIHEAFTETQKKRLLSWKQQVQVQFRSISRRTLLDLTGQRRSSRYGQSNSLPTTGCVGSGIPTRRTLRQYQMRSLPGVRPILLGTTGLFGPTPRSGSSIPTVLKQGRQGLWFANPGGSNSMPSRTHSSVQRTRSLPVHTNPHTMAMFQQTDLQVPVTEPDINNRLESLCLSMTEHALGDGVDRTSTI; encoded by the exons ATGATGTTTCGTGACCAGGTGGGAGTCCTCGCCGGCTGGTTTAAGGGATGGAACGAGTGCGAACAGACTGTGGCGTTACTGTCGCTCCTCAAGCGGGTCAGTCGGACCCAAGCACGCTTCCTTCAGCTCTGTCTGGAGCATTCCTTGGCTGACTGCACTGAGCTGCATGTTCTGGAAAGGGAGGCCAATAATCCAG tgGTGATCAGTCATTGGCAGAGTGAGCCGAAAGAACGGGTCATCTCTCTGGTTCTGACCCACCTGCCTCTCCTCAAACCGGGCAACGTTGAGGCCAAGGTGGAGTACATGAGTCTCCTGCCGAAGATCTTGGGCCACACCATCGAACATGGCCGGCACTTAGAGGAAAGCAGGCAGCTTCTGTCCTACGCCCTCATCCACCCCGCAACCTCCCTCGAGGACCGGGGAAACCTCGCCCTCTGGCTCAACCACCTGGAGGAGCGGGCGGCTGCCCGAGGAGCCGGAGACTCCCTTGAGCGCGTGTCTTCATCTCACCATGGGCAGCTTCCGCACCTCTACCCCCACCACCAGCGCTACGGGTCCGACGACCGTCTCAACGGCTGGCAGGGCTCGAGGGACTCTGGACTGGGAAGTTGGCAGCACCAGCAACAGAGCTGTGAAAACGGGCACCTTTCACTGTACCCATCATCCTCCATGCCCTCCACTATCAACGCTGTAGGTACAGGAAGTGGGACCAACACAA TTCTGTCGGGTGGACAGCACAGTCCTCTGCGGCGCTCAGTGTCTCTGACCCCTCCGATGAGCGGCGGATCTAACCAGCCTCTGGGGCACGGATGGCTCTCCCAGGAGGACCTGCGTCCCCGCGGGCCGGCCCCTGACCATGCACCCATCTCTCCTCAGAGCAGCGTGGCGTCCTCGGGCAGCGGGGGCAGCGAACACCTGGAGGAACACGCTGTTGGCCGAAGTACATTCCATGAGGAGGGCAGCGGGATGAGGG ATGTGCCGGCATGGCTGAAGAGTCTGCGCCTCCATAAGTACGCTGGGCTCTTCTCCACCATGACCTTTGATGAGATGATGTCACTGACGGAGCAGCAGCTGGAAGCTCAG CAAGTCACCAAAGGGGCACGGCACAAGATCATCATAAGTATTCAGAAGCTGAAAGACAGACAAAACGTGCTACGCTGTTTGGAGAAG gACATTTTGGAGGGAGGGAATCTACGTGCTCCTTTGCTGGAGCTCCACCAGATCATCCAGACGCCCATTAAAGCCTGCAGCACAGAGGAGTCttcacagcgccacctgctgagcGCTGAGGGGAAGAGCAGCATCGCCACTTCCCACCTGGGTGGAGGAGAGACGGAGGGCAGCTCCACGTTCATAGCTGAGGGAGACATCTCCGCTCAGTTCACTCGCGTCATGGGCAAAG TTTGCACACAGCTCCTTGTCTCAGGGTCGGATGAGGAGAACATTAGTTCCTACTTACAGCTTATTGATAAGTGCCTCATCCATGAG GCCTTCACAGAGACGCAGAAGAAGAGGTTGTTGTCTTGGAAGCAGCAGGTGCAGGTGCAGTTCCGGTCAATTTCACGGAGAACTCTCCTGGACCTAACAGGACAGAGGAGGAG caGTCGTTATGGTCAGTCCAACTCCCTCCCAACCACGGGATGCGTAGGCAGCGGCATTCCCACCCGGAGGACCTTGCGCCAGTATCAGATGCGGAGTTTGCCTGGTGTCAGACCCATCCTTTTGGGTACCACCGGTCTGTTCGGACCAACTCCCCGAAGTGGCAGCAGCATCCCTACGGTCCTGAAGCAGGGAAGACAG GGTTTGTGGTTTGCCAATCCAGGGGGCAGTAACAGCATGCCCAGCCGCACTCACAGCTCAGTTCAGAGGACCCGATCGCTACCCGTCCACACCAACCCACACACCATGGCCATGTTCCAGCAAACCG atTTACAGGTACCTGTGACTGAGCCTGACATCAATAACCGATTGGAGTCTCTGTGTCTCAGCATGACTGAACACGCTCTGGGAG ATGGTGTTGATCGAACTTCAACCATCTGA
- the LOC132112524 gene encoding protein Smaug homolog 1-like isoform X2: protein MMFRDQVGVLAGWFKGWNECEQTVALLSLLKRVSRTQARFLQLCLEHSLADCTELHVLEREANNPVVISHWQSEPKERVISLVLTHLPLLKPGNVEAKVEYMSLLPKILGHTIEHGRHLEESRQLLSYALIHPATSLEDRGNLALWLNHLEERAAARGAGDSLERVSSSHHGQLPHLYPHHQRYGSDDRLNGWQGSRDSGLGSWQHQQQSCENGHLSLYPSSSMPSTINAVGTGSGTNTILSGGQHSPLRRSVSLTPPMSGGSNQPLGHGWLSQEDLRPRGPAPDHAPISPQSSVASSGSGGSEHLEEHAVGRSTFHEEGSGMRDVPAWLKSLRLHKYAGLFSTMTFDEMMSLTEQQLEAQQVTKGARHKIIISIQKLKDRQNVLRCLEKDILEGGNLRAPLLELHQIIQTPIKACSTEESSQRHLLSAEGKSSIATSHLGGGETEGSSTFIAEGDISAQFTRVMGKVCTQLLVSGSDEENISSYLQLIDKCLIHEAFTETQKKRLLSWKQQVQVQFRSISRRTLLDLTGQRRSRYGQSNSLPTTGCVGSGIPTRRTLRQYQMRSLPGVRPILLGTTGLFGPTPRSGSSIPTVLKQGRQGLWFANPGGSNSMPSRTHSSVQRTRSLPVHTNPHTMAMFQQTDLQVPVTEPDINNRLESLCLSMTEHALGDGVDRTSTI from the exons ATGATGTTTCGTGACCAGGTGGGAGTCCTCGCCGGCTGGTTTAAGGGATGGAACGAGTGCGAACAGACTGTGGCGTTACTGTCGCTCCTCAAGCGGGTCAGTCGGACCCAAGCACGCTTCCTTCAGCTCTGTCTGGAGCATTCCTTGGCTGACTGCACTGAGCTGCATGTTCTGGAAAGGGAGGCCAATAATCCAG tgGTGATCAGTCATTGGCAGAGTGAGCCGAAAGAACGGGTCATCTCTCTGGTTCTGACCCACCTGCCTCTCCTCAAACCGGGCAACGTTGAGGCCAAGGTGGAGTACATGAGTCTCCTGCCGAAGATCTTGGGCCACACCATCGAACATGGCCGGCACTTAGAGGAAAGCAGGCAGCTTCTGTCCTACGCCCTCATCCACCCCGCAACCTCCCTCGAGGACCGGGGAAACCTCGCCCTCTGGCTCAACCACCTGGAGGAGCGGGCGGCTGCCCGAGGAGCCGGAGACTCCCTTGAGCGCGTGTCTTCATCTCACCATGGGCAGCTTCCGCACCTCTACCCCCACCACCAGCGCTACGGGTCCGACGACCGTCTCAACGGCTGGCAGGGCTCGAGGGACTCTGGACTGGGAAGTTGGCAGCACCAGCAACAGAGCTGTGAAAACGGGCACCTTTCACTGTACCCATCATCCTCCATGCCCTCCACTATCAACGCTGTAGGTACAGGAAGTGGGACCAACACAA TTCTGTCGGGTGGACAGCACAGTCCTCTGCGGCGCTCAGTGTCTCTGACCCCTCCGATGAGCGGCGGATCTAACCAGCCTCTGGGGCACGGATGGCTCTCCCAGGAGGACCTGCGTCCCCGCGGGCCGGCCCCTGACCATGCACCCATCTCTCCTCAGAGCAGCGTGGCGTCCTCGGGCAGCGGGGGCAGCGAACACCTGGAGGAACACGCTGTTGGCCGAAGTACATTCCATGAGGAGGGCAGCGGGATGAGGG ATGTGCCGGCATGGCTGAAGAGTCTGCGCCTCCATAAGTACGCTGGGCTCTTCTCCACCATGACCTTTGATGAGATGATGTCACTGACGGAGCAGCAGCTGGAAGCTCAG CAAGTCACCAAAGGGGCACGGCACAAGATCATCATAAGTATTCAGAAGCTGAAAGACAGACAAAACGTGCTACGCTGTTTGGAGAAG gACATTTTGGAGGGAGGGAATCTACGTGCTCCTTTGCTGGAGCTCCACCAGATCATCCAGACGCCCATTAAAGCCTGCAGCACAGAGGAGTCttcacagcgccacctgctgagcGCTGAGGGGAAGAGCAGCATCGCCACTTCCCACCTGGGTGGAGGAGAGACGGAGGGCAGCTCCACGTTCATAGCTGAGGGAGACATCTCCGCTCAGTTCACTCGCGTCATGGGCAAAG TTTGCACACAGCTCCTTGTCTCAGGGTCGGATGAGGAGAACATTAGTTCCTACTTACAGCTTATTGATAAGTGCCTCATCCATGAG GCCTTCACAGAGACGCAGAAGAAGAGGTTGTTGTCTTGGAAGCAGCAGGTGCAGGTGCAGTTCCGGTCAATTTCACGGAGAACTCTCCTGGACCTAACAGGACAGAGGAGGAG TCGTTATGGTCAGTCCAACTCCCTCCCAACCACGGGATGCGTAGGCAGCGGCATTCCCACCCGGAGGACCTTGCGCCAGTATCAGATGCGGAGTTTGCCTGGTGTCAGACCCATCCTTTTGGGTACCACCGGTCTGTTCGGACCAACTCCCCGAAGTGGCAGCAGCATCCCTACGGTCCTGAAGCAGGGAAGACAG GGTTTGTGGTTTGCCAATCCAGGGGGCAGTAACAGCATGCCCAGCCGCACTCACAGCTCAGTTCAGAGGACCCGATCGCTACCCGTCCACACCAACCCACACACCATGGCCATGTTCCAGCAAACCG atTTACAGGTACCTGTGACTGAGCCTGACATCAATAACCGATTGGAGTCTCTGTGTCTCAGCATGACTGAACACGCTCTGGGAG ATGGTGTTGATCGAACTTCAACCATCTGA